In Chloroflexota bacterium, a single window of DNA contains:
- a CDS encoding trypsin-like peptidase domain-containing protein, which translates to MRYRYPEPLPPPLQPPAPPKPKVRQRLERLLRAGRLLGPVVGGMLFTLLILGAYSALNPPPAPLNTTDVQGIIAQAMASATPPPPLGAMIYAAVRPSVVTVMTRVLTTDGKREGGRGTGVVIDDNGTILTSWHVVADAIEIQVVFFDGSESEASVVNKDTAQDLAALRPKVIPDNLTPAMLGNSNALNVGEEAFVIGNPFGITGSFTAGVISGKNRTFKPPKAQEPLKGLIQFDAAVNPGNSGGPLVNRAGEVVGIVTGLVNPTDQDVFIGIGFAVPIQAAGGAIGSPPY; encoded by the coding sequence ATGCGATACCGGTACCCCGAGCCGCTGCCGCCTCCATTACAGCCCCCGGCTCCCCCCAAACCAAAGGTGCGCCAGCGCCTTGAACGTCTGCTGCGTGCCGGGCGCCTACTGGGGCCGGTCGTCGGCGGCATGTTGTTCACGCTGCTTATCCTGGGCGCGTATAGCGCCCTGAACCCACCGCCCGCGCCGCTCAACACGACCGACGTGCAGGGCATCATCGCGCAGGCGATGGCTTCGGCCACGCCGCCGCCGCCGCTCGGTGCAATGATCTACGCGGCGGTGCGCCCGTCGGTCGTCACGGTGATGACGCGTGTGCTGACCACCGACGGCAAGCGCGAGGGCGGGCGCGGCACCGGCGTCGTGATCGATGACAACGGCACCATCCTGACCTCGTGGCACGTCGTAGCCGACGCGATCGAGATTCAGGTCGTCTTCTTCGACGGCTCGGAGTCCGAGGCGAGCGTGGTCAACAAGGATACCGCGCAAGACCTCGCGGCGCTGCGGCCCAAAGTGATCCCCGACAATTTGACGCCCGCGATGCTCGGCAACTCGAACGCGCTGAATGTCGGAGAGGAAGCGTTCGTGATCGGCAATCCGTTCGGCATTACCGGCTCGTTCACGGCCGGCGTGATTTCCGGCAAGAACCGCACGTTCAAGCCGCCCAAGGCGCAGGAACCGCTGAAGGGGCTTATCCAGTTTGATGCGGCGGTCAATCCCGGCAACTCGGGCGGGCCGCTGGTCAACCGCGCCGGCGAGGTGGTTGGCATTGTGACCGGCCTCGTCAACCCGACAGACCAGGA
- a CDS encoding alpha/beta hydrolase has product MPEDQFIIANGVRLRYLDYGGSGQPAVFYHATGFVSELWTPVIESMSPRFRCIAVDQRGHGRSDKTAAVHTWATMTDDFIAFLRAMRLEQIVGIGHSSGATAIAVTAGRYPELVDRAVMVEPTVISRSAPPRAPGEPNPLVERTLGRRARWPSRAEVFATLLARPPYASWAGAMKEMFADHAMRTHGDGALELECSPVVEASIYGSAAGFDPWSDLPKVTQPLLVIHGTGPSVMPTTRVNELAPVLRTAQFISVPEGGHLVLMEAPDKIVHAVSEFLRTAE; this is encoded by the coding sequence ATGCCTGAAGATCAATTCATCATCGCCAATGGCGTCCGCTTGCGCTATCTCGACTATGGCGGCTCCGGCCAGCCGGCCGTCTTCTATCACGCCACCGGTTTCGTGTCCGAGTTGTGGACGCCGGTCATCGAGTCGATGAGTCCGCGCTTCCGCTGTATCGCGGTTGACCAGCGCGGTCACGGTCGCAGCGATAAGACCGCCGCCGTACACACCTGGGCGACGATGACCGACGACTTTATTGCGTTCCTGCGCGCGATGCGGCTGGAGCAGATCGTTGGCATCGGCCACTCGTCCGGCGCGACGGCGATTGCAGTCACCGCCGGGCGTTATCCCGAATTGGTGGATCGCGCCGTCATGGTCGAGCCGACGGTCATTTCGCGCAGCGCACCGCCGCGCGCACCCGGCGAGCCGAACCCGCTGGTCGAGCGCACGCTGGGCCGCCGCGCCCGCTGGCCCAGCCGTGCCGAGGTGTTCGCCACGCTACTGGCGCGCCCGCCGTATGCATCTTGGGCCGGCGCGATGAAAGAGATGTTTGCCGACCACGCGATGCGCACCCACGGCGACGGTGCGCTCGAATTGGAGTGCTCGCCCGTCGTCGAGGCGTCGATTTACGGCTCGGCCGCCGGGTTCGACCCGTGGTCGGACTTGCCGAAGGTCACTCAGCCGTTGCTGGTCATTCACGGCACCGGTCCGAGCGTGATGCCGACCACGCGTGTCAACGAGCTGGCGCCGGTCCTGCGCACGGCGCAGTTCATCAGCGTGCCGGAAGGCGGCCATCTGGTCCTGATGGAAGCGCCGGACAAGATTGTGCATGCCGTCAGCGAGTTTCTCCGTACAGCCGAATAA